Proteins from a genomic interval of Micromonospora sp. NBC_00389:
- a CDS encoding DMT family transporter has protein sequence MTATGTATPQSLSATRRITGVALASVSGVAVAVQSRINGELGVRLADGFAAAVVSFGLGLLVLLVLVPATPGGRRGLVALRAALTAGALRPWQCLGGMCGAFLVATQGLTIGSLGVAVFTVAVVAGQTGSSLAVDRAGIGPTGRQPITRQRLAGAVLIVLAVALAVGDRLEDPGTLALALLPLLAGMGIAWQQAVNGRVRAAADNALTATLVNFAVGTVTLLVAFSIDLAVRGWPTGQLPTEPWLYLGGPIGIVFIAIAATIVRFTGVLLLGLATIAGQVVGAVLLDLLLPTAASHLGVDTLLGAALAMVAVLIAALAPPSRR, from the coding sequence GTGACCGCCACCGGCACTGCGACACCGCAGTCCCTCTCAGCCACCCGCCGGATCACCGGCGTCGCGCTGGCGTCGGTCTCCGGGGTCGCGGTGGCGGTGCAGTCTCGAATCAACGGCGAGCTGGGGGTACGCCTGGCCGACGGGTTCGCCGCCGCGGTGGTCTCGTTCGGCCTCGGCCTGCTGGTGCTGCTGGTGCTGGTGCCGGCCACCCCGGGCGGGCGACGGGGTCTGGTCGCGCTGCGGGCTGCCCTCACGGCGGGCGCGCTGCGGCCGTGGCAGTGCCTGGGCGGAATGTGCGGGGCGTTCCTGGTGGCCACCCAGGGGCTCACCATCGGCTCGTTGGGCGTGGCGGTCTTCACCGTGGCGGTGGTCGCCGGCCAGACCGGCAGCAGCCTCGCCGTGGACCGGGCGGGGATCGGGCCGACGGGCCGGCAGCCGATCACCCGGCAGCGGCTGGCCGGTGCGGTGCTCATCGTGCTGGCCGTCGCCCTGGCGGTCGGCGACCGACTCGAGGACCCGGGCACGCTGGCGCTGGCCCTGCTGCCGTTGCTGGCCGGGATGGGCATCGCCTGGCAGCAGGCGGTCAACGGCCGGGTCCGGGCGGCGGCCGACAACGCGTTGACCGCCACACTGGTCAACTTCGCCGTCGGCACGGTCACCCTGCTCGTCGCGTTCTCGATCGACCTCGCGGTACGCGGCTGGCCGACCGGCCAGCTGCCGACCGAGCCGTGGCTCTACCTGGGTGGCCCGATCGGCATCGTGTTCATCGCGATCGCCGCGACGATCGTGCGCTTCACCGGTGTGCTGCTGCTCGGCCTGGCCACCATCGCCGGTCAGGTCGTGGGGGCCGTCCTGTTGGACCTGCTGCTGCCCACGGCGGCCTCGCACCTCGGCGTGGACACCCTGCTCGGGGCAGCGCTGGCCATGGTGGCCGTGCTGATCGCCGCGCTCGCCCCGCCGTCCCGCCGCTGA
- a CDS encoding TetR/AcrR family transcriptional regulator codes for MPASSVRARVRAEMLDEIKVVARQHLATDGANLSLRAVARDMGMVSSAIYRYFPSRDDLLTALIIEAYNALGETVEAAAVAAPDRVDLRARWQAACRAARDWALAHPAEYALLYGSPVPGYAAPDDTVGPAQRPPLTLVSLLREGLEAGLLSPPPAEELPTPLHDDLTELADAFFPGLPPALLARGMAGWTQLFGLISFELFGRLNRTVEHRDAYFDHQVGLLADLIGLPQTG; via the coding sequence ATGCCCGCTTCCTCGGTCCGCGCCCGGGTCCGCGCCGAAATGCTCGACGAGATCAAGGTGGTCGCCCGCCAGCACCTCGCCACCGATGGCGCGAACCTCTCGCTGCGCGCGGTGGCCCGGGACATGGGCATGGTCTCGTCGGCCATCTACCGCTACTTCCCGAGCCGGGACGACCTGCTCACCGCGCTGATCATCGAGGCGTACAACGCACTCGGCGAAACGGTGGAGGCGGCCGCGGTCGCCGCCCCCGACCGGGTCGACCTCCGCGCCCGCTGGCAGGCGGCCTGCCGGGCGGCCCGGGACTGGGCACTCGCCCACCCCGCCGAATACGCGCTGCTCTACGGCAGCCCGGTCCCCGGATACGCCGCCCCGGACGACACCGTCGGCCCGGCCCAGCGCCCCCCGCTGACCCTGGTCAGCCTGCTCCGCGAAGGGCTGGAGGCCGGCCTGCTCAGCCCGCCGCCCGCCGAAGAGCTGCCGACGCCGCTGCACGACGACCTGACCGAGCTGGCCGACGCGTTCTTTCCCGGCTTGCCCCCCGCCCTGCTGGCCCGGGGCATGGCCGGCTGGACCCAGCTCTTCGGGCTGATCAGCTTCGAGCTGTTCGGCCGGCTCAACCGGACCGTCGAGCACCGGGACGCGTACTTCGACCACCAGGTCGGGCTGCTGGCCGACCTGATCGGCCTGCCCCAAACGGGCTGA
- the xseA gene encoding exodeoxyribonuclease VII large subunit produces the protein MGDGARSSAEEPWPVRVVSQKVGAWIAKLGWVWVDGQVAQISRRPGASTVFLTLRDPSADLSLTVTTNRDVLDAGAPELREGARVVLHAKPEFYAARGTLSLRADEIRQVGLGELLARLEKLKKLLAAEGLFDRARKRRLPFLPGRIGLITGRASAAERDVLTNARRRWPAVEFRTVNVAVQGPSAVPQIIDALKVLDADPSIEVIIIARGGGGIEDLLPFSDEALCRAVFGCRTPVVSAIGHETDAPLVDYVADVRASTPTDAAKRVVPDLADEVRLIGQARHRLQRAVRNLVDRESHRLDALRSRPVLARPQVMVEQRATELAALRQRAGRCLDHRLGAADDELRHTLARLRALSPAATLDRGYAIVQRADGHVVRAAAEVGKGDPLRVRLADGELAATVDG, from the coding sequence GTGGGCGACGGGGCGCGGAGCAGTGCGGAGGAGCCGTGGCCGGTTCGGGTTGTCAGCCAGAAGGTGGGCGCCTGGATCGCGAAGCTCGGCTGGGTGTGGGTGGACGGGCAGGTGGCGCAGATCAGCCGCCGACCCGGGGCCAGCACCGTCTTTCTCACCCTGCGTGACCCGTCGGCCGACCTGAGCCTGACCGTCACCACCAACCGGGACGTGCTGGACGCCGGCGCGCCGGAGCTGCGCGAGGGCGCCCGGGTGGTGCTGCACGCCAAACCGGAGTTTTACGCCGCCCGGGGCACGCTGAGTCTGCGGGCCGACGAGATCCGCCAGGTGGGGCTCGGCGAGCTGCTGGCCCGGTTGGAGAAGCTCAAGAAGCTACTCGCCGCCGAGGGGCTGTTCGACCGGGCACGCAAGCGCCGGCTGCCGTTCCTGCCCGGCCGGATCGGGCTGATCACCGGCCGGGCGTCGGCGGCCGAGCGGGACGTGCTGACCAACGCTCGACGGCGCTGGCCGGCGGTGGAGTTCCGCACCGTCAACGTGGCCGTGCAGGGCCCATCGGCGGTGCCGCAGATCATCGACGCGCTCAAGGTGCTGGACGCCGACCCGAGCATCGAGGTGATCATCATTGCCCGGGGCGGTGGCGGCATCGAGGACCTGCTGCCCTTCTCCGACGAGGCGCTCTGTCGCGCGGTGTTCGGCTGCCGTACCCCGGTGGTCAGCGCCATCGGCCACGAGACGGACGCGCCACTGGTCGACTACGTCGCCGACGTCCGTGCCTCCACCCCGACCGACGCGGCCAAGCGGGTGGTCCCCGACCTCGCCGACGAGGTACGCCTCATCGGCCAGGCCCGGCACCGTCTCCAGCGGGCGGTACGCAACCTGGTCGACCGGGAGTCCCACCGGCTCGACGCGCTGCGTTCCCGACCGGTGCTGGCCCGCCCGCAGGTGATGGTGGAGCAGCGGGCGACCGAGCTGGCCGCGCTGCGCCAGCGTGCCGGACGCTGCCTGGACCACCGGCTCGGCGCGGCCGACGACGAGCTGCGACACACCCTGGCCCGGCTGCGCGCCCTCTCCCCCGCCGCCACCCTCGACCGGGGGTACGCGATCGTGCAGCGCGCGGACGGTCACGTGGTCCGCGCGGCGGCCGAGGTCGGCAAGGGCGACCCGCTGCGGGTCCGGTTGGCCGACGGCGAGCTGGCCGCGACGGTGGACGGCTGA
- a CDS encoding DUF4245 domain-containing protein, producing MEPAQPADRVPADRTPPGGQPPAAVPTGPGGEPAATDPTTPPAGEPALVASGPAAAPPVNEPAPGRPVAGVDAVETGERPAPPPPVQSARSERSPKDMAISLLVLLVPIALLLAFYRGFLGGDQAATVDPAPAIDQAQSANAFPVSRPQGLGSDWRTVSARYQTVEGGANLRIGYLTPEGRGVQLLQSSVPAERLLPAELTDQAQPQGPTELAGRTWQRYTARGNQQALVLLEPTRTVVVVGDARDNELRQLAGALR from the coding sequence GTGGAACCCGCTCAGCCAGCCGACCGCGTACCCGCCGACCGCACGCCGCCCGGCGGCCAGCCGCCGGCCGCCGTCCCCACCGGCCCCGGTGGTGAGCCCGCCGCGACCGACCCGACGACGCCGCCGGCCGGCGAGCCGGCCCTGGTCGCGTCGGGCCCGGCCGCCGCGCCACCGGTGAACGAACCGGCCCCGGGCCGACCCGTGGCCGGGGTCGACGCCGTGGAGACCGGCGAGCGGCCCGCACCGCCGCCGCCTGTGCAATCAGCCCGATCCGAGCGGTCGCCGAAGGACATGGCGATATCGCTGCTGGTACTGCTGGTCCCGATCGCGCTGCTGCTGGCGTTCTACCGGGGCTTCCTCGGTGGCGACCAGGCCGCCACGGTCGATCCGGCGCCAGCGATCGACCAGGCCCAGTCGGCGAACGCCTTCCCGGTGAGCCGGCCGCAGGGGCTCGGCTCTGACTGGCGTACGGTCAGCGCCCGGTACCAGACCGTCGAGGGCGGCGCGAATCTGCGAATCGGTTACCTCACCCCGGAAGGACGGGGTGTGCAGCTGTTGCAGAGCAGCGTGCCGGCGGAGCGCCTGCTTCCGGCCGAGCTGACCGACCAGGCCCAGCCGCAGGGCCCGACGGAGCTGGCCGGACGCACCTGGCAGCGCTACACCGCCCGGGGCAATCAGCAGGCGCTGGTCCTGCTGGAGCCGACCCGTACGGTCGTCGTCGTCGGCGACGCTCGGGACAACGAACTGCGCCAACTCGCCGGCGCACTGCGCTGA
- a CDS encoding NAD-dependent epimerase/dehydratase family protein — MALHVIVGTGPVGTATARLLAERGERVRVISRRGAGPEHPSIERIAADAADVDRLSVLTDGAQALYNCANPAYHRWSIDWPPLAGALLAAAERSGAVLATVGNLYGYGPVDGPMTEQTLPAATGTKGRVRNQMWADALAAHQAGRARVTEVRGSDYLGVDGTSLAMMVLPRVLAGQRVFLPVDWDAPHTWTYIPDVARTLVAAATDAGAWGRPWHVPSAPAAPMRELATRAAALAGVPVPRLTRMPYPVLWLGGLANPFVRELRETAYQFDRPFLMESAATTAALGVEPTPLDDALTEIVAALRR; from the coding sequence ATGGCACTGCACGTGATCGTCGGCACCGGCCCGGTCGGCACCGCGACCGCCCGCCTTCTCGCCGAACGAGGTGAGCGGGTCCGGGTGATCAGTCGCCGGGGTGCCGGGCCGGAGCACCCGTCCATCGAACGGATCGCCGCCGACGCCGCTGACGTCGACCGGCTCAGCGTGCTGACCGACGGCGCGCAGGCGCTGTACAACTGCGCGAACCCGGCGTACCACCGCTGGTCCATCGACTGGCCGCCGCTGGCCGGTGCGCTGCTCGCCGCCGCCGAGCGGTCCGGCGCGGTGCTCGCCACGGTCGGCAACCTCTACGGGTACGGACCCGTCGACGGCCCGATGACCGAGCAGACCTTGCCGGCGGCGACCGGCACCAAGGGGCGGGTACGCAACCAGATGTGGGCCGACGCTCTCGCCGCCCACCAGGCCGGTCGGGCTCGGGTCACCGAGGTACGGGGCTCCGACTATCTCGGTGTGGACGGCACTTCGCTGGCGATGATGGTGCTGCCCCGGGTGCTCGCCGGGCAGCGGGTCTTCCTGCCGGTCGACTGGGACGCCCCGCACACCTGGACGTACATCCCGGACGTCGCCCGTACCCTCGTCGCCGCCGCGACCGACGCAGGCGCGTGGGGACGGCCCTGGCACGTGCCCAGCGCGCCGGCAGCACCGATGCGTGAGCTGGCCACCCGGGCCGCGGCGCTGGCCGGAGTGCCCGTGCCGCGGCTGACCCGGATGCCCTACCCGGTGCTGTGGCTGGGCGGCCTGGCCAATCCGTTCGTCCGGGAACTGCGGGAAACCGCCTACCAGTTCGACCGGCCGTTCCTGATGGAATCGGCCGCCACCACCGCCGCCCTGGGTGTCGAGCCGACCCCGCTGGACGACGCGCTCACGGAGATCGTCGCAGCTCTGCGCCGCTGA
- the glpX gene encoding class II fructose-bisphosphatase codes for MTNTRTRIPQDLDRNLALDLVRVTEAAAMAAGRWVGRGDKEGGDGAAVDAMRKLINSIQMRGVVVIGEGEKDNAPMLFNGEQVGDGTGPEVDVAVDPVDGTTLMSKGMPNALAVLAVSERGAMFDPSAVFYMEKLAVGPAYADVVDINAGVAENLRRIAKVKGTDVSEVTVCVLDRTRHDDLVTQIRRTGAGIRFISDGDIAGSIAAARGESDVDVLMGIGGTPEGIISACALKCMGGAMQAKLWPRDAEEREKALAAGHDLDRVLSTDDLVTGDNCFFVATGVTSGDLLRGVRYRAGGAYTQSIVMRSKSGTIRVIDSYHRLEKLALYSAVDFDGRPLAEQE; via the coding sequence ATGACGAACACCAGGACGCGGATCCCACAGGATCTCGACCGTAACCTTGCCCTCGACCTGGTCCGGGTCACCGAGGCCGCGGCGATGGCCGCTGGCCGCTGGGTCGGCCGGGGCGACAAGGAGGGCGGCGACGGGGCCGCCGTCGACGCCATGCGCAAGCTGATCAACTCGATCCAGATGCGCGGCGTCGTTGTGATCGGCGAGGGCGAGAAGGACAACGCCCCGATGCTCTTCAACGGCGAGCAGGTTGGCGACGGCACCGGCCCGGAGGTCGACGTCGCCGTGGATCCGGTCGACGGCACCACGCTGATGAGCAAGGGCATGCCGAACGCGTTGGCGGTGCTCGCCGTCTCCGAGCGGGGTGCGATGTTCGACCCGAGCGCGGTCTTCTACATGGAGAAGCTCGCCGTCGGGCCGGCGTACGCCGACGTGGTGGACATCAACGCCGGGGTCGCCGAAAACCTGCGCCGGATCGCCAAGGTCAAGGGCACCGACGTCTCCGAAGTGACGGTCTGCGTGCTGGACCGCACCCGCCACGACGACCTGGTCACCCAGATCCGCCGGACCGGGGCGGGCATCCGGTTCATCTCGGACGGGGACATCGCCGGCTCCATCGCGGCAGCCCGGGGCGAGTCGGATGTCGACGTGCTGATGGGCATCGGCGGCACCCCCGAGGGCATCATCTCCGCCTGCGCGCTGAAGTGTATGGGCGGGGCGATGCAGGCCAAGCTCTGGCCGCGCGACGCCGAGGAGCGGGAGAAGGCGCTGGCCGCCGGGCACGACTTGGATCGCGTGCTGAGCACCGACGACCTGGTCACCGGGGACAACTGCTTCTTCGTGGCGACCGGCGTCACCTCCGGCGACCTGCTGCGCGGAGTTCGCTACCGGGCCGGCGGCGCGTACACCCAGTCGATCGTGATGCGCTCGAAGAGCGGGACCATCCGGGTGATCGACTCGTACCACCGGCTGGAGAAGCTGGCGCTCTACTCGGCCGTCGACTTCGACGGTCGGCCGCTGGCCGAGCAGGAGTGA
- a CDS encoding exodeoxyribonuclease VII small subunit, whose product MTDDTKAGPDERLSYEQARAELASVVERLEAGGTSLEESLALWERGEALAVICQRWLDGARARIEAARQDPAS is encoded by the coding sequence ATGACTGACGATACGAAGGCCGGGCCGGACGAGCGGCTCAGCTACGAGCAGGCCCGCGCCGAGTTGGCCTCGGTGGTCGAGCGGCTGGAGGCCGGCGGGACGTCCCTGGAGGAGTCGCTGGCGCTCTGGGAGCGTGGCGAGGCGCTGGCGGTGATCTGCCAGCGCTGGCTGGACGGCGCCCGGGCCCGGATCGAGGCGGCCCGGCAGGACCCCGCCTCCTGA